The following DNA comes from Candidatus Aegiribacteria sp..
GGACTTCTTACCACAGGTTCCTAAGGTCTATTCAATCCAAGTTCTTCCCATAACCAGGACGTGTCGTAATCGATTCCCCCGAAAGATGGGCGTGAATCCATCTCCTTCATAAGTTGAATCAGTTTCTTACATGATCCAGGCTTTTTCGCAGCCAGCCTTGGAGTCATTCCGCCCAAAGCTGGAATGGGCATATCCATCCATTTGGTGTAATGATCATCAAGGAAGTTCATCATGATCTCTTCCTTGATCTCGAGGGGAATTTCATCCTGTTCTGTCTTTTTATACATTGCGTCCGGATCGAATGATATTGGTTCCTGCTCAGTGTTATTTACAAGATCGCCCAGTTTATCTTCGATCAGGGCAATGATACTTTCAGCTCTGTTCTCCGAATTGACTTCCGCAACCAGCTTCTCTTCTGACAGCTCGAAAGTTGATATGAGAATATTATCAAGTGTGGTGTCCTTGCGGTCCCTTGTATCCACTACAAGATCGAAGGTGGTGTCGGAGGTTTTGTTTATGTCAGGAATGGAGTTCAGGATCATGTTTGCCTTGAAACTGCTCCCTTCCTTCAGGGAGAATGTGAGTCTGAAGGCCATTATCGAATCACCATCCATGTTTACAAGTTTAGGTCCCGTACGCTTGAGGAGCAAACGTTCAAGCCAGATCTGATGCAATAAACCCCAGTGTTTCTTGAAGAAACGTTTCCAGGTAAGGGTTCTTGAACCCCATAGGTATTTCTTTGTTTCCCTCAGATTCAGGACTATGGAATCTGTATCCAGAGGAAAAATGGGTAGAAAAGACGGCGGAAGGAAGTATTCATTTCCAACCGGTACGATTCTTCCAACGAATACATCCAGCGGTTCCGCGGTTTCAGACAGTCTTGTTTCGGTAACAGTAAAGGTCTTCCCGGTGAACATATCCTTGATGTCCATGGATTTTCCGTAATTCACCTTTATAACCTCGAAGAGAGAAAAACTGGCCTCCTTCCAGTTCAAAAGGAATTCAAGAGCCATGGGATTAAGTTCTTTATCAAGCTCATCAAGGTAAACATCAATGACACTGCTTCCGTCATCAAGCCTGATATCACAGGCACAGATATCGTTGATATTCATTATGATGTATGTGTTCATCTCATCCCCGACCTTATCGATGAGATCGCTGTCGTAATCCTCGTATAGCTTATACAAGATTCTATCCGTTACTCCACACAATTCATCTTCCATGTTTTCCACAACGAAGCTGTATACTTTAATTATTACATCCGATATCGCGGAACACCCTGTGGCATATTCCCTTTTTTCCCGTTTCCAGCAGCAATTTTTGTATTTCCTGCCGGATCCGCATGGGCATGGGGACTGAAATGGTACTTCCGGAGACAGCATTATCTATTCCTCTCAGGTTTTTCATTCATGACAACATAATGAAATTTACTGCTTACTGATCGGGCGCGGGAGTGGCAGACGATCTGAAAGATGCGCAAAAGAAATGAAGCGACGGCAGGTCACTCCTCGCGATTATTTAATCGGGGAAATCAAGGTTACTCTCAGCAAGATCTGTGATCTAACGGATACTGTTTTACTCGAACAACCGGGCATTGATTCTGACTGGTTATGCGCGGATGAATTGGAGTTTACAGATGCTCCAGCTACCACACCCCCTGCCCGCGCCGTCTATTCAGCTACTTGAATGTCTATTGAAGTGCCCAGAAGTAAATGCGGTCTATCGCTCGTGAACTTCCGATAATCCCGCAGTG
Coding sequences within:
- a CDS encoding SEC-C domain-containing protein, with the translated sequence MLSPEVPFQSPCPCGSGRKYKNCCWKREKREYATGCSAISDVIIKVYSFVVENMEDELCGVTDRILYKLYEDYDSDLIDKVGDEMNTYIIMNINDICACDIRLDDGSSVIDVYLDELDKELNPMALEFLLNWKEASFSLFEVIKVNYGKSMDIKDMFTGKTFTVTETRLSETAEPLDVFVGRIVPVGNEYFLPPSFLPIFPLDTDSIVLNLRETKKYLWGSRTLTWKRFFKKHWGLLHQIWLERLLLKRTGPKLVNMDGDSIMAFRLTFSLKEGSSFKANMILNSIPDINKTSDTTFDLVVDTRDRKDTTLDNILISTFELSEEKLVAEVNSENRAESIIALIEDKLGDLVNNTEQEPISFDPDAMYKKTEQDEIPLEIKEEIMMNFLDDHYTKWMDMPIPALGGMTPRLAAKKPGSCKKLIQLMKEMDSRPSFGGIDYDTSWLWEELGLNRP